One genomic segment of Brassica napus cultivar Da-Ae chromosome A3, Da-Ae, whole genome shotgun sequence includes these proteins:
- the LOC106437841 gene encoding receptor-like protein EIX1, translating into MNLKLKLKLRPSFFFSFLVFIFLLKKPDLGSASNSPKCISSQRQALLTFKQSLTDPSGRLSSWSGPDCCKWRGVGCDRRTSYVIKIDLRNPNQTLRRNGEFRKGSLGGMINPSLTRLKFLSYLDLSSNDFNFTEIPEFLGHIVSLRYLNLSFSSFSGEVPASLGNLSKLESLDLYAQTFSDDLFTINLRSGNLGWLSGLSSSLTYLNMGFVSLRGAGEVWLEDLSRLEKLKELHLFSCEIWNLPLSFPSSSANLKLLEVLDLSRNSFISPIPNWLFDLTSLRKLFLQSVRLQGTISPGFKKLKLLETLDLSKNELSGEIPAVLGDLPQLKHLDLSENSFEGQIHRFLDALSKNKGNSSLLSLSLMFDRLEGTLPESLGALRNLQILELTGNSFTGSIPSSVGNMASLKKLDLSFNSMNGKIPESLGKLEELVDLNLMENKWEGVLLKSHFVNLRSLKSFTLATEANRSLVFKVPSTWVPPFRLELIRIENCQIGPSFPMWLQVQNKLNSVTLRNTGIADKIPHSWFSIIAAGVTELYLENNRIKGTLPQNLVFPNLAAFDLSSNNFQGPFPRWTTYATELYLYQNNFSGSLPADIHVLMPQLKNIKLFQNSFTGKIPSSLCELTGLETLNLRNNRFSGSLPKCWRPSSELYEIDASENSISGQIPESLCVLPRLSVLLLNQNALEGNIPDTFQNCSGITHVHLGGNKLTGKLPSWLSKLSSLSMLRLPSNSFDGQIPDDLCSAPSLHILDLSENKLSGPVPKCIGNLTAIVQGKSVDEYYEYQEIRDSINLSGNNMYGEIPAGILDLTYLRILNLSRNSVAGSIPGNISKLGHLETLDLSSNRFSGAIPQSLAAISSLHTLNLSYNKLEGSIPKQLKFKDPSIYIGNELLCGKPLSKKCTRKQQNVVVN; encoded by the coding sequence ATGAACCTCAAGCTCAAGCTCAAGCTCAGgccaagcttcttcttctcctttctggttttcatctttcttctcaAAAAACCTGATTTGGGATCAGCATCTAATAGTCCTAAATGTATATCCTCCCAGCGCCAAGCTCTTCTCACTTTCAAACAATCACTCACTGATCCTTCTGGTCGACTCTCCTCTTGGTCCGGACCTGACTGCTGCAAATGGCGCGGCGTTGGCTGCGACCGCAGAACCAGCTACGTCATCAAGATTGATCTCAGAAACCCGAATCAAACACTTAGGCGTAATGGTGAATTTAGAAAGGGTAGCTTGGGGGGAATGATAAATCCTTCTTTGACCCGTCTCAAGTTCTTGAGCTATCTGGACTTGAGttcaaatgatttcaacttCACGGAGATCCCCGAGTTTTTAGGCCACATCGTTAGTCTAAGGTACCTGAATCTTTCTTTCTCATCGTTTTCCGGTGAAGTTCCTGCCAGTCTTGGGAATTTGTCGAAGCTCGAGTCTCTTGATCTGTACGCTCAGACGTTTAGTGACGATCTGTTCACCATAAATTTGCGTTCAGGCAACCTCGGGTGGCTTTCAGGTCTCTCTTCTTCACTGACTTACCTCAACATGGGGTTTGTGAGTCTGAGAGGTGCTGGTGAAGTCTGGTTAGAGGATCTCAGTAGACTCGAGAAGCTGAAGGAGTTGCATTTGTTCAGCTGTGAGATTTGGAACTTACCTCTCTCTTTCCCTTCTTCGTCTGCGAATCTGAAGCTTCTTGAAGTTCTTGATTTGTCTCGAAACTCTTTCATTTCACCGATACCCAACTGGCTATTTGATCTCACCAGCCTCAGAAAGCTTTTCCTCCAATCGGTTCGTCTCCAGGGAACGATTTCCCCCGGattcaagaagctgaagcttcTAGAGACGCTAGATCTGTCCAAGAATGAACTCTCGGGAGAAATTCCAGCGGTTCTTGGAGACCTTCCTCAGCTGAAGCATCTTGACCTTTCTGAAAACTCTTTCGAAGGTCAAATCCACAGGTTTCTTGACGCCTTGTCCAAGAACAAAGGAAATAGCAGCTTGCTCTCTCTCAGTCTAATGTTCGACCGTTTAGAGGGGACATTGCCTGAGTCGCTTGGCGCGTTGAGGAATCTACAGATTCTGGAACTTACAGGCAATTCCTTCACTGGTTCGATCCCTTCCTCTGTAGGAAACATGGCGTCACTGAAGAAACTTGATCTTTCTTTCAACTCCATGAACGGGAAGATCCCGGAAAGCTTGGGGAAGCTTGAGGAGCTTGTGGATCTAAACTTGATGGAGAACAAGTGGGAAGGTGTTCTGCTGAAGTCTCATTTCGTCAATCTTAGAAGCTTGAAAAGCTTCACTCTCGCAACTGAAGCAAACAGATCTCTCGTCTTTAAGGTGCCATCAACATGGGTTCCTCCTTTCAGATTGGAGCTTATCAGAATCGAGAACTGCCAGATCGGCCCTTCGTTTCCAATGTGGCTTCAAGTACAAAACAAACTCAACTCCGTCACACTCAGGAACACTGGGATTGCGGATAAAATACCCCACAGCTGGTTCTCCATAATAGCTGCTGGTGTAACTGAACTGTATCTAGAAAACAACAGAATCAAAGGTACGTTACCTCAAAATCTCGTGTTCCCAAATTTAGCAGCCTTTGATTTGAGCTCCAACAACTTCCAAGGCCCTTTCCCTCGCTGGACAACATACGCAACAGAGCTTTATCTTTACCAGAACAACTTCTCGGGTTCTCTTCCAGCTGACATCCATGTCTTGATGCCACaattgaaaaacataaaacTCTTTCAAAACAGTTTCACCGGAAAAATCCCATCGTCTCTATGTGAACTCACCGGACTGGAAACCCTGAATCTAAGAAACAACCGTTTCTCCGGTAGTCTCCCAAAATGCTGGCGTCCTTCATCCGAGCTTTACGAAATCGACGCGTCTGAGAACAGCATATCAGGCCAAATACCGGAGTCTCTCTGCGTGCTGCCTCGTCTCAGCGTCTTGCTTCTGAACCAGAATGCATTGGAAGGTAATATCCCAGACACTTTCCAGAACTGCTCTGGCATTACACACGTTCATCTCGGAGGAAACAAGCTGACTGGGAAACTTCCGTCGTGGCTAAGTAAGCTGTCTTCTCTGTCCATGCTTCGTTTGCCAAGTAACTCCTTTGATGGTCAAATCCCAGATGATCTATGCAGCGCCCCGAGTCTACACATTCTGGACCTCTCAGAAAACAAATTATCCGGCCCGGTTCCAAAATGCATCGGCAATCTCACAGCCATTGTGCAAGGTAAAAGCGTCGACGAGTACTATGAATACCAAGAGATACGCGATAGCATAAATCTTTCCGGAAACAACATGTATGGAGAAATCCCAGCTGGGATCTTGGACCTTACTTACCTTCGAATCTTGAATTTATCAAGAAACTCCGTCGCGGGAAGCATTCCCGGGAATATTTCGAAACTTGGTCACCTGGAGACGCTTGATCTATCAAGTAACAGGTTTTCTGGTGCTATTCCTCAGAGCTTGGCAGCGATATCTTCTCTCCATACGCTGAATCTTTCTTACAATAAACTGGAGGGGAGCATACCTAAGCAGCTGAAGTTTAAAGATCCGTCCATTTACATTGGAAATGAGTTACTCTGTGGTAAACCACTTTCTAAAAAGTGCACAAGGAAGCAGCAGAATGTTGTGGTTAATTAA